A genomic segment from Kyrpidia tusciae DSM 2912 encodes:
- a CDS encoding ornithine--oxo-acid transaminase, with translation MIEREDRYGARNYDPLPVVLTKGEGVWVEDVEGRRYLDMLSAYSALNQGHRHPRIIQALKAQADRITLTSRAFYNDKLGFFYERLAQLTHKDTILPMNTGTEAVETAIKAMRRWAYRVRGVPEDQAEIIVATGNFHGRTTTVISFSSEPEYREGFGPLTPGFRVVPYGDIEALRRAAGPHTAGVLLEPIQGEAGIVLPPDGYLREVRRICTENGIVFAADEIQTGLGRTGQWFACDWENVTPDLYILGKALGGGVYPVSAVAANRDILGVFEPGSHGSTFGGNPLAAAVAVTALQVIEDEKLVDRSRELGAYFLVRLRTLRHPAIREVRGRGLFIGLELTSPARPYCEKLKNRGLLCKETHETTIRFAPPLVIQKEELDWAFEQIAEVFRPEAG, from the coding sequence ATGATCGAACGCGAAGACCGATACGGGGCCCGGAATTACGACCCCCTTCCGGTGGTATTGACGAAAGGAGAAGGGGTTTGGGTGGAGGATGTAGAGGGTCGGCGCTATCTCGACATGCTGAGCGCTTATTCCGCCCTCAACCAAGGACACCGCCATCCCCGAATCATCCAAGCCCTCAAAGCCCAAGCGGACCGGATTACCTTAACCTCCCGGGCCTTTTATAATGACAAGCTCGGCTTTTTCTACGAACGATTGGCCCAGTTGACTCACAAAGACACCATTCTCCCCATGAACACCGGAACCGAAGCGGTGGAAACCGCCATCAAAGCCATGCGCCGCTGGGCCTACCGAGTCAGGGGCGTCCCCGAAGACCAGGCGGAAATTATCGTCGCCACCGGGAATTTTCACGGGCGGACCACCACCGTGATCTCTTTTTCCTCGGAGCCGGAATACCGGGAAGGGTTCGGCCCCCTCACCCCGGGTTTTCGAGTGGTGCCCTACGGAGACATCGAGGCTCTGCGCCGGGCTGCAGGCCCACATACCGCCGGGGTCCTTCTCGAACCCATTCAAGGAGAAGCGGGGATCGTCCTCCCGCCCGACGGATATCTTCGCGAGGTTCGGCGGATTTGTACGGAGAATGGGATTGTATTCGCTGCAGATGAAATTCAGACCGGCCTGGGACGAACGGGACAATGGTTTGCCTGCGATTGGGAAAATGTCACCCCCGATCTCTATATCCTCGGCAAGGCCCTGGGTGGAGGGGTCTACCCGGTATCGGCGGTGGCCGCAAATCGAGACATTTTGGGAGTTTTCGAACCCGGGTCTCACGGATCGACCTTCGGCGGCAACCCTTTGGCAGCAGCGGTGGCTGTCACTGCCCTTCAGGTGATCGAGGACGAAAAACTTGTGGATCGGTCCCGAGAACTCGGGGCGTATTTTCTGGTCCGGCTCCGGACCCTCCGCCACCCGGCCATTCGCGAAGTCCGAGGGCGGGGATTGTTTATCGGCCTGGAGCTGACGTCGCCCGCGCGGCCCTATTGTGAAAAGTTGAAAAACCGAGGCCTTCTCTGCAAAGAAACGCACGAGACCACCATCCGTTTCGCCCCGCCCTTGGTCATTCAAAAAGAAGAGTTGGATTGGGCTTTTGAACAGATTGCAGAGGTGTTCCGCCCGGAGGCAGGGTAG
- a CDS encoding DUF2062 domain-containing protein, translating to MKGREQGVFRGLGRWIRYYLLRLVRVRDEQRRVQKGIALGAVMHFIPTPGIGLAVALIIAVFLRANKAATTIANVFAAPAAVPMWFLNYWVGKLFVGAKNTGHVVDLHGQGFVAMWHWLASQGVGFFIGIGVNMVVGFVVLYVVSGWVLRRAAARFQSRRASPSPESGP from the coding sequence ATGAAGGGGAGAGAGCAGGGGGTTTTTCGCGGCCTGGGCAGGTGGATACGGTATTACCTCCTGCGGTTGGTGCGGGTCAGGGACGAGCAGCGGCGAGTGCAGAAGGGGATCGCTTTGGGGGCGGTGATGCATTTTATCCCCACCCCGGGGATCGGCTTGGCGGTGGCCTTGATCATCGCGGTCTTTCTTCGGGCGAACAAGGCTGCGACCACCATCGCCAATGTATTTGCCGCGCCGGCAGCGGTACCCATGTGGTTCCTCAACTACTGGGTGGGGAAACTGTTTGTCGGGGCCAAGAACACCGGCCACGTGGTGGATCTGCACGGCCAGGGGTTCGTGGCGATGTGGCATTGGCTCGCTTCCCAAGGGGTAGGTTTTTTTATCGGGATCGGCGTGAACATGGTGGTTGGATTCGTCGTTTTGTACGTGGTGTCCGGATGGGTTCTCCGCCGGGCGGCCGCCAGGTTCCAAAGTCGGAGGGCGTCTCCTTCTCCGGAGAGCGGGCCATGA
- a CDS encoding N-acetylmuramoyl-L-alanine amidase family protein, giving the protein MENCCWRIYTALLTAVLTWAMAPTASLAAQPEVIVAQAPFEALSEEGGPVLIDPGHGGIDGGTSVGGVLEKDLVLDIGLRLREVLLKEGCPVVMTRERDEDVSHRYPSPLRSRHARDLRNRVRIARESGTHLFVSIHVNHSSASGPRGAVILHEANDPAGAWLAELAKNQLAAVTGRAIVFPNRSLHVLRRAPCPAILVEVGYLSNPADRRALLDPAYRQRLAEALAGAIRAYQITSLVPPERQKKTPIPAFWGMALFGGPKWT; this is encoded by the coding sequence ATGGAAAACTGTTGCTGGCGAATTTATACTGCCCTTCTCACAGCCGTCCTCACCTGGGCCATGGCGCCCACGGCGAGCCTCGCCGCACAACCCGAGGTCATTGTTGCTCAGGCTCCCTTCGAGGCCTTGTCCGAGGAAGGTGGCCCCGTATTGATCGACCCGGGACACGGCGGCATCGACGGAGGGACCTCGGTCGGTGGAGTCCTAGAAAAAGACTTGGTGCTCGACATCGGGCTTCGACTCCGGGAGGTCCTGTTAAAAGAAGGATGTCCGGTGGTGATGACCCGGGAACGGGACGAAGATGTGAGTCATCGTTACCCCTCCCCCCTTCGCAGCCGCCACGCCCGGGATTTGCGCAACCGGGTCCGCATCGCCCGGGAAAGCGGAACCCATCTGTTTGTGAGCATCCACGTCAATCACTCCTCGGCCTCCGGCCCCCGGGGAGCCGTGATCTTGCACGAGGCGAATGATCCGGCCGGTGCTTGGCTTGCCGAACTGGCCAAGAACCAGCTTGCCGCCGTGACGGGACGGGCCATCGTGTTTCCAAACCGCTCGTTACACGTGCTCCGGCGAGCCCCGTGTCCGGCCATCCTGGTCGAGGTGGGTTATCTCTCAAACCCGGCGGACCGCCGCGCGCTCCTCGACCCCGCCTATCGGCAACGATTGGCTGAAGCCCTGGCTGGGGCGATCCGCGCCTACCAGATCACTTCCCTGGTTCCGCCAGAAAGGCAGAAAAAAACGCCAATCCCCGCTTTCTGGGGGATGGCGCTGTTTGGTGGGCCTAAGTGGACTTGA